One segment of Campylobacter hominis ATCC BAA-381 DNA contains the following:
- the thiD gene encoding bifunctional hydroxymethylpyrimidine kinase/phosphomethylpyrimidine kinase, which yields MIPVLTIAGSDASGGAGIEADIKTFCAHGLYGMSVITSVVAENTFRVINAYDMSAQAVGDQIEAVFEDIVPKAVKIGMLPNAEIMQIVAEKLAKFSAKNVVLDPVMQAKNGFNLMSERENLLSKMLGVIDIITPNIPEAEILTNTEISNENDMKNAALIIAKKGAKSVLIKGGHKNGTSDFLYFEGKFFEYKTKFINTKNTHGTGCTLSSAIASNLALGRKMNEAVENAKKYIQGTIENSLDLGHGAGPLNHFYNIC from the coding sequence ATGATTCCGGTTTTAACGATTGCAGGAAGCGATGCCAGCGGTGGAGCCGGCATTGAGGCCGATATAAAAACATTTTGCGCGCACGGACTTTACGGTATGAGCGTGATAACAAGCGTAGTGGCGGAAAACACGTTTCGCGTCATAAATGCTTACGATATGAGCGCGCAGGCCGTTGGAGATCAAATTGAGGCTGTTTTTGAAGATATCGTGCCAAAAGCCGTAAAAATAGGAATGCTTCCAAATGCGGAAATAATGCAAATCGTAGCCGAAAAATTAGCGAAATTCAGCGCAAAAAACGTTGTGCTAGATCCTGTAATGCAAGCAAAAAACGGCTTTAATCTGATGAGTGAAAGAGAAAATTTGCTCTCAAAAATGCTTGGCGTAATAGATATTATCACGCCAAATATCCCGGAGGCTGAAATTTTAACGAACACTGAAATTTCAAATGAAAACGATATGAAAAATGCAGCTCTTATAATCGCCAAAAAAGGCGCAAAATCAGTACTTATAAAAGGCGGACATAAAAATGGTACAAGCGATTTTTTATATTTTGAAGGTAAATTTTTTGAGTATAAAACGAAATTTATAAACACCAAAAACACGCACGGCACCGGCTGCACACTAAGCTCGGCAATCGCTTCAAATCTTGCGCTTGGACGCAAAATGAACGAAGCTGTGGAAAATGCAAAAAAATATATTCAAGGAACTATTGAAAATTCGTTGGATTTAGGACATGGAGCAGGACCGCTAAATCATTTTTATAATATTTGTTAA
- a CDS encoding MFS transporter, translating to MNVSLIGSWMQTIALPWLTLTITGDSFKVSLVAVSQFIPPLFLTLFYGALLDKFNKKLLLSIAQIGMASVAALFTIMVFSGQENFNLILILSLIHGIFMSFDAPSRQSMIYDLIDNKCDLPNAIALNSMSFNVARILGPSIAGFIMAVFGVGWCFLINAISFFAVLISLKFIKFRPDVIINHTGKLEIWRSIKEGFLYVLNKKILLEGLCILLIVATFIPNYNVTISAFVKFVLEGDETTFGYLISSVGVGAFFGALFVAVFGKLGSYWIYVVSFFTAIILSFMSLFENFYIICFLVILTGFGFVIVTASTNSMIQLNTKNEFRGRVMSIYTFVFQGSTPFGAMFAGYFIERYGAKFGFFISGAAVFLLLLMIIFCFKNKMRRK from the coding sequence ATGAACGTATCTCTTATCGGCTCTTGGATGCAAACGATAGCGCTTCCTTGGCTAACTTTGACTATTACAGGAGATTCTTTTAAAGTAAGTCTGGTTGCTGTTTCGCAGTTCATTCCGCCGCTTTTTCTTACTCTATTTTATGGCGCGCTGCTTGATAAATTTAATAAAAAGCTTTTGTTAAGTATAGCCCAAATAGGTATGGCAAGCGTTGCAGCGCTTTTTACGATTATGGTTTTTAGCGGGCAAGAAAATTTCAATTTGATACTGATATTGTCACTTATTCATGGAATCTTTATGAGTTTTGATGCGCCAAGTCGCCAGTCGATGATTTATGATTTGATTGATAACAAATGCGATTTACCAAATGCCATTGCACTTAATTCCATGTCTTTTAATGTAGCCAGAATTTTAGGACCTTCTATTGCCGGTTTTATTATGGCGGTTTTTGGTGTCGGTTGGTGCTTTTTGATAAACGCCATAAGTTTTTTTGCCGTTTTAATCTCGCTGAAATTTATAAAATTTCGCCCTGACGTGATAATAAATCATACCGGAAAACTTGAAATTTGGCGCTCTATAAAAGAGGGCTTTTTGTATGTTTTAAATAAGAAAATTTTGCTCGAAGGTCTTTGTATTTTGCTTATAGTGGCTACTTTTATACCAAATTACAATGTTACAATTTCGGCTTTTGTAAAATTTGTGCTTGAAGGAGACGAAACTACATTCGGTTATCTTATATCGTCTGTCGGTGTCGGCGCGTTTTTTGGTGCGCTTTTTGTTGCTGTTTTCGGAAAACTTGGCTCTTATTGGATTTACGTTGTTTCATTTTTTACAGCAATTATTTTATCTTTTATGAGCCTTTTTGAAAATTTTTACATTATCTGTTTTTTAGTGATTTTAACTGGTTTTGGTTTTGTAATTGTAACGGCCAGCACCAATTCGATGATTCAGCTAAATACTAAAAATGAATTTAGAGGGCGCGTGATGAGTATTTATACTTTTGTGTTTCAAGGTTCTACGCCTTTTGGCGCTATGTTTGCAGGATATTTTATAGAGCGATACGGCGCGAAATTCGGGTTTTTTATCAGCGGTGCAGCTGTATTTTTGCTGCTTTTAATGATAATATTCTGTTTTAAAAATAAGATGAGAAGAAAATGA
- a CDS encoding nickel/cobalt transporter, which produces MRILIILLIFLKTEILACALCALMTPTAHILLNFNVSQDTLEDIEVSWIFSKNFTDLTLESYDFNSNSKLDKNELDDVNFAMLNYISNKNFLMNFEWYDKNGTANTIKGNFSDVKMVMENGKIVFKFRQKVGIKIQNNRVLKTTAGDKNGFFNFTFLNSGHKKIDDNFYIEFNSNLNANFALFITDQIEHKTQKSLDEPVKQNGSENTKKPNFINQSAINSLEKLKAIFIKSAENLDIKILISVISISFLYGFFHAAGPGHAKILTTSYFLANGGNYMKSFLFSLKIGFFHVAGAFFVVVTTLFFVDLISGSISPNAIKITTQISAVMIILIAIFMFFKKIKERANTHTKECKCAICSTIKEPESLIFSNSKFKISNNINHNDLKFKNIKFNSKNKEEWFIALASAIIPCPGTILAFLLAFNVGSYLTAFISALFMGLGMSFVIFLAAIFGAGVNKITNLKFKKLTIYIEFLGLAFMLIIGILMFLIADNLKI; this is translated from the coding sequence ATGAGAATATTGATAATTTTGCTGATATTTTTAAAAACGGAAATATTAGCCTGCGCTTTATGTGCTTTGATGACGCCTACTGCACATATTCTTTTAAATTTTAATGTTTCACAGGATACTCTCGAAGATATTGAAGTTTCTTGGATATTTTCAAAAAATTTCACCGATTTGACATTGGAAAGTTATGATTTTAATTCCAATTCAAAACTTGATAAAAATGAACTTGACGATGTAAATTTCGCTATGCTGAACTACATATCAAATAAAAATTTTCTAATGAATTTCGAATGGTATGATAAAAACGGAACTGCAAATACAATTAAAGGAAATTTCAGTGATGTAAAGATGGTTATGGAAAATGGAAAAATTGTTTTTAAATTTCGGCAAAAAGTGGGCATTAAAATTCAAAACAATCGAGTTTTAAAAACAACGGCTGGTGATAAAAACGGATTTTTTAATTTTACCTTTTTAAATTCTGGCCATAAAAAAATAGATGATAATTTTTATATTGAGTTTAATTCAAATTTAAATGCTAATTTTGCGCTTTTCATAACCGATCAAATAGAACACAAAACGCAAAAAAGTTTGGATGAGCCTGTAAAACAAAACGGTAGCGAAAATACAAAAAAGCCAAATTTCATCAATCAAAGCGCTATAAACTCACTTGAAAAATTAAAAGCCATTTTTATAAAAAGTGCTGAGAATTTAGATATAAAGATTTTGATAAGCGTGATATCCATATCTTTTTTGTATGGATTTTTTCACGCGGCAGGTCCTGGACATGCCAAAATTTTAACTACAAGCTACTTTTTAGCAAATGGCGGAAATTATATGAAAAGTTTTTTATTTTCTTTGAAAATAGGTTTTTTTCACGTTGCCGGAGCCTTTTTCGTCGTTGTGACAACTCTGTTTTTCGTAGATTTAATCTCAGGAAGCATCTCGCCAAACGCCATTAAAATAACAACTCAAATTTCAGCCGTTATGATAATTTTAATTGCAATCTTCATGTTTTTTAAAAAAATAAAAGAACGGGCAAATACTCATACAAAAGAGTGCAAATGTGCAATTTGTTCCACTATAAAAGAACCTGAAAGTTTAATTTTTAGCAATTCAAAATTTAAAATTTCAAACAATATAAATCACAATGATTTAAAATTTAAAAACATAAAATTCAACTCTAAAAACAAAGAAGAGTGGTTTATAGCTTTAGCCTCAGCCATAATTCCATGCCCTGGAACAATTTTAGCTTTTTTACTTGCTTTTAATGTCGGAAGTTATTTGACAGCTTTTATAAGTGCACTATTTATGGGATTAGGAATGAGTTTTGTAATATTTTTGGCCGCTATTTTTGGAGCCGGTGTAAATAAAATAACGAATTTGAAATTTAAAAAACTGACAATTTATATAGAATTTTTAGGACTTGCATTTATGTTGATAATTGGAATTTTGATGTTTTTGATAGCGGATAATTTAAAAATTTAA
- a CDS encoding dihydroneopterin aldolase yields the protein MRILVENLKFKTVIGILDFEREKEQEICVNAKFEADEFIDYAEICKDICGIFKKRKFRLVEDALNFFDDYYRVKFKNLKYFYMKILKTEILPNAKVGAEIEKKY from the coding sequence GTGCGGATTTTGGTTGAAAATTTAAAATTTAAAACCGTTATCGGTATTTTAGATTTTGAACGTGAAAAAGAGCAGGAAATTTGTGTGAATGCAAAATTTGAGGCTGACGAGTTTATAGATTATGCTGAAATTTGCAAGGATATTTGCGGAATTTTTAAAAAGCGGAAATTTCGCCTTGTAGAAGATGCTTTAAATTTTTTTGATGATTATTACCGTGTAAAATTTAAAAATTTGAAATATTTTTACATGAAAATTTTAAAAACCGAAATTTTGCCGAATGCCAAAGTCGGCGCTGAAATCGAAAAAAAATATTAA
- a CDS encoding histidinol-phosphatase, translating into MKVDMHNHTYLCNHADGKPEEYLKAAISKGIDIFGFSDHAPMNFDKAYRMSFSQMDFYENLIDELKEKFQGKIEILKAYEVDFLPGFIDERVISRKVDYLIGSVHFLNAWGFDNPEFIGGWKDKNIDEIYSEYFSAIENLAKSGKFDILGHLDLIKVFKFLPKKDIRILAKSALNAIKKADLTVELNSAGLRKPVKEIYPSDVLLEQIAELEIKITLSSDAHSPEQVAQNYDEILKTALKFGFNKVAVFKNRDRKFVDLG; encoded by the coding sequence ATGAAAGTTGATATGCACAACCACACATATCTTTGCAATCACGCCGACGGAAAGCCTGAAGAGTATTTAAAAGCGGCGATTTCAAAAGGAATTGATATTTTCGGATTTAGCGACCATGCGCCGATGAATTTTGACAAAGCTTATCGTATGAGTTTTTCACAGATGGATTTTTATGAAAATTTAATTGACGAATTAAAAGAAAAATTTCAAGGCAAAATCGAAATTTTAAAAGCTTACGAAGTTGATTTTTTGCCCGGATTTATTGATGAACGCGTAATTTCGCGGAAAGTGGATTATCTAATCGGCTCGGTGCATTTTTTAAATGCATGGGGATTTGATAATCCTGAATTTATCGGCGGTTGGAAAGATAAAAATATAGATGAAATTTACAGTGAGTATTTTTCGGCTATCGAAAATCTTGCAAAAAGCGGAAAATTTGATATTTTAGGGCATTTGGATTTGATAAAAGTTTTTAAATTTTTGCCTAAAAAAGATATCAGAATTTTGGCTAAAAGTGCGTTAAATGCGATTAAAAAAGCCGATTTGACAGTGGAATTAAACTCGGCAGGTCTTAGAAAACCTGTAAAAGAGATTTATCCAAGCGATGTGCTTTTAGAGCAAATCGCGGAACTTGAAATTAAAATCACGCTCAGCTCCGACGCGCACAGTCCTGAACAAGTAGCACAAAATTACGACGAAATATTAAAAACAGCTTTAAAATTCGGCTTTAATAAAGTTGCAGTTTTTAAAAATAGAGATAGAAAATTTGTGGATTTAGGATAA
- a CDS encoding DUF5384 family protein, with product MKKIALSAILVFFITNTYADLDALRQAELQGEREERISANKAKAAAAAKRKAQLDAIAKKEAKKEAKKEAKEERMYQDYMADKKRDQEYEDLKRQIEIEDMRAELEERKAMRKARAQKADDFADADLKNINAHTDVVQSQADARRTEAEATRDVAKGTGDFLSKSGDAAVKKESGWFK from the coding sequence ATGAAAAAAATAGCATTGTCAGCAATATTAGTATTTTTTATTACAAATACTTACGCAGATTTGGATGCTTTAAGACAAGCTGAACTTCAAGGCGAACGTGAAGAGCGAATTAGCGCAAACAAAGCAAAAGCTGCTGCAGCTGCAAAAAGAAAAGCACAACTTGATGCAATAGCGAAAAAAGAAGCGAAAAAAGAAGCGAAAAAAGAAGCTAAAGAAGAAAGAATGTATCAAGACTATATGGCTGACAAAAAAAGAGATCAGGAATATGAAGATCTAAAAAGACAAATTGAAATTGAAGACATGAGAGCTGAACTTGAAGAAAGAAAAGCTATGAGAAAAGCAAGAGCACAAAAAGCCGATGATTTCGCCGATGCCGATCTTAAAAATATAAATGCACATACAGATGTGGTTCAATCGCAAGCGGACGCAAGAAGAACCGAAGCGGAAGCTACTAGAGATGTAGCAAAAGGAACGGGAGATTTTCTTTCAAAATCAGGTGATGCGGCAGTCAAAAAAGAATCCGGCTGGTTTAAATAA
- a CDS encoding peptidase U32 family protein — MLKPELLAPAGNLKKLKIALKFGADAVYASVGSFSLRKRSAKEFTKESFIEGVSYTHAHGKKFYATLNAFPFNAQIKGIENHIEFLNEIGVDGVIVASVGVINLVKKLAPKMLIHISTQANVTNYLDAKFYYEMGASRIVLAREITLKDALEIKKMLPGLELEIFVHGSMCFAYSGRCLISAVQSGRFSNRGSCANDCRFKYELYAKDPQNATLFRLEERENDGTYIMNSKDLNLISYINEIVATGAIDSLKIEGRTKSEYYAACTTNAYRMAINDAFAGNFKAEIYEAEIATLKNRGFSEGYLFHHPYERADTQNLDTSLVQGSKQVEAFSEDGELFAVKGKIMPGVEYEIFSPFGTEISTAKNEIGEIYEKNGKFYMKFDKIFTQTNKQMSEIHSGNLNLIKSVAKTCEFCFLRKDEK, encoded by the coding sequence ATTTTGAAACCTGAACTTTTAGCCCCTGCAGGCAATCTCAAAAAACTGAAAATTGCACTGAAATTTGGCGCAGACGCAGTTTATGCGAGTGTCGGTTCGTTTTCGCTAAGAAAAAGAAGCGCAAAAGAATTTACTAAAGAAAGCTTTATTGAAGGCGTATCCTATACTCACGCGCACGGCAAAAAATTTTATGCCACATTGAATGCTTTTCCGTTTAATGCTCAAATAAAAGGCATTGAAAATCATATAGAATTTTTAAATGAAATAGGTGTAGACGGCGTAATAGTGGCAAGCGTCGGCGTTATAAATTTGGTAAAAAAGCTTGCGCCTAAGATGTTAATTCATATTTCGACACAGGCCAATGTTACAAATTATTTGGACGCAAAATTTTATTATGAAATGGGTGCTTCAAGAATCGTTCTCGCGCGCGAAATTACATTAAAAGACGCGCTTGAAATTAAAAAAATGCTGCCGGGTCTGGAGCTTGAAATTTTCGTGCATGGCTCGATGTGTTTTGCTTACAGCGGCAGATGTCTGATTTCAGCGGTGCAAAGCGGGCGTTTCAGCAATCGTGGAAGTTGTGCGAACGATTGTCGTTTCAAATATGAGCTTTATGCTAAAGATCCGCAAAACGCAACTCTTTTTCGCCTTGAAGAGCGCGAAAATGACGGCACATACATAATGAATTCCAAAGATTTGAATCTTATATCTTACATTAATGAAATTGTCGCCACAGGTGCGATAGACAGTCTAAAAATTGAAGGTCGCACAAAAAGCGAATATTATGCTGCCTGCACGACAAATGCTTATAGAATGGCAATCAACGATGCTTTTGCCGGAAATTTCAAGGCTGAAATTTACGAAGCTGAAATTGCAACTTTGAAAAATCGTGGTTTTAGTGAAGGATATCTATTTCATCATCCTTATGAAAGAGCAGATACGCAAAATTTAGACACTTCTTTGGTACAAGGAAGCAAACAGGTTGAGGCTTTTAGCGAGGACGGCGAGCTTTTTGCCGTTAAAGGTAAAATCATGCCTGGAGTTGAGTATGAAATTTTTTCACCTTTCGGCACTGAAATTTCAACTGCTAAAAACGAAATAGGTGAAATTTATGAAAAAAATGGTAAATTTTATATGAAATTTGATAAAATCTTTACACAAACAAATAAACAAATGAGTGAAATTCACAGTGGAAACCTGAATTTAATTAAAAGTGTCGCCAAAACATGCGAATTTTGCTTTTTAAGAAAGGATGAAAAATGA
- the purE gene encoding 5-(carboxyamino)imidazole ribonucleotide mutase, whose product MKFVSIIMGSKSDYEVVSECAKILKDFGVAYEMIISSAHRSPKRTAEYVANAEKKGAQVFVCAAGMAAHLAGAVAANTTKPVIGIPMGGGALNGLDALYSTVQMPGGMPVATMSIAKAGAKNAAYFALQILALSDEKLAEKLIEYRKDATKKIENDSKEIEVLL is encoded by the coding sequence ATGAAATTTGTTTCTATTATTATGGGCTCAAAGAGCGATTATGAAGTTGTTAGCGAGTGCGCCAAAATTTTAAAAGATTTCGGTGTGGCATATGAAATGATTATAAGTTCGGCACATCGCAGTCCGAAACGTACAGCCGAATATGTCGCAAATGCCGAAAAAAAAGGCGCACAAGTTTTTGTATGTGCAGCCGGAATGGCGGCTCATCTGGCAGGAGCTGTTGCTGCGAACACTACAAAGCCTGTAATCGGAATCCCGATGGGTGGCGGAGCGTTAAATGGGCTTGACGCACTTTATTCGACAGTTCAAATGCCAGGAGGTATGCCTGTGGCTACTATGAGTATCGCAAAAGCCGGAGCCAAAAATGCGGCTTATTTTGCATTGCAAATTTTGGCTTTAAGTGATGAAAAACTTGCTGAAAAACTAATCGAATACCGCAAAGATGCGACAAAAAAAATAGAGAACGATTCAAAAGAGATTGAAGTTCTGCTTTAA
- the plsY gene encoding glycerol-3-phosphate 1-O-acyltransferase PlsY, translating into MNENIICVILAYLIGGVPFGLILGKFFGGVDIRAFGSHSIGATNVLRVIKEKDPKKGKILAIATALCDIFKGVIPILIARAFDVSLNTQWSMAVFAVLGHCFSPYLVFKGGKGVATAAGVLACFVPAEVAIAVVGWFVCGKVLKISSLASLAAILCFAVALYFIHPQMQGINTYAPIVVIIFTIIYKHIPNIVRLIKGDEKKVI; encoded by the coding sequence ATGAACGAAAATATTATATGTGTTATTTTGGCTTATCTAATTGGCGGTGTGCCGTTCGGCTTAATTTTAGGTAAATTTTTTGGCGGTGTTGATATTAGGGCTTTTGGAAGTCACAGCATAGGCGCTACAAATGTGCTTCGTGTAATAAAAGAAAAAGATCCGAAAAAAGGCAAAATTTTAGCGATTGCGACTGCACTTTGCGATATTTTTAAAGGCGTGATTCCTATTTTAATAGCGCGAGCGTTTGACGTTTCTTTAAATACACAGTGGAGTATGGCGGTTTTTGCAGTTTTGGGACATTGCTTTTCGCCGTATCTTGTTTTTAAAGGCGGGAAAGGCGTAGCAACAGCCGCCGGTGTGCTTGCCTGCTTTGTGCCGGCAGAAGTTGCGATTGCCGTTGTCGGCTGGTTTGTTTGCGGAAAAGTACTTAAAATTTCAAGTCTTGCAAGCCTTGCGGCTATTCTTTGTTTTGCGGTAGCTCTATATTTCATTCATCCTCAAATGCAAGGCATAAATACCTACGCACCGATTGTTGTGATAATTTTTACAATTATCTATAAACATATTCCAAACATTGTTCGCTTAATCAAAGGCGATGAGAAAAAGGTCATTTAG
- a CDS encoding helix-turn-helix domain-containing protein: MKVAVIIYDGFDLRNFAEIYAFLHENFEPEICAFKENVKDCFGVRIKAEIFSQSLIDYDFIVVCDGKSENLAVDDIFLSWLRSANSAGKKICFGRAKILCENAKFSDFTHFENFDLSLFQKI, from the coding sequence ATGAAAGTTGCAGTTATTATTTATGATGGGTTTGATTTACGAAATTTTGCCGAAATTTACGCATTTTTGCACGAAAATTTCGAGCCTGAAATTTGTGCTTTTAAAGAAAATGTAAAAGATTGCTTCGGCGTGAGAATAAAAGCCGAAATTTTTTCACAAAGTCTGATTGATTATGATTTTATAGTTGTTTGCGACGGTAAAAGTGAAAATTTAGCTGTTGATGATATTTTTTTATCATGGCTTAGAAGTGCGAATTCCGCTGGTAAAAAAATTTGCTTCGGGCGCGCAAAAATTCTTTGTGAAAATGCAAAATTCAGCGATTTTACACATTTTGAAAATTTCGATTTGTCGTTGTTTCAAAAAATTTAA
- a CDS encoding glycine zipper 2TM domain-containing protein, translated as MKKVLVLFSVAAIISFSGCTNQADTLGADVYDVDSLNMQQDAKTVQIINISPAKVAVDNKQAKETAQMFGGILGAVGGAVLGHKMGGDRHETAGATAGGVAGAAIGAGAGSLVDDKVIVEGVTLAYKQGTKIKTSTQAGRMCQFKEGTALMITTKNKETRIQPNAICPDTKK; from the coding sequence ATGAAAAAAGTTTTAGTTTTATTTAGCGTAGCCGCTATTATTTCTTTTAGCGGTTGTACAAATCAAGCGGATACACTTGGTGCAGATGTATATGATGTAGATTCATTAAATATGCAACAAGATGCAAAAACTGTTCAAATTATCAATATTTCTCCAGCTAAAGTAGCTGTAGATAACAAACAAGCAAAAGAAACAGCCCAAATGTTCGGTGGAATTCTAGGTGCAGTCGGTGGAGCTGTTTTAGGACATAAAATGGGTGGCGACAGACATGAAACCGCCGGTGCAACTGCAGGCGGTGTGGCAGGTGCTGCAATCGGTGCAGGAGCAGGTAGTTTGGTAGATGACAAAGTAATAGTGGAAGGAGTAACACTTGCTTATAAACAAGGAACAAAAATAAAAACTTCAACTCAAGCCGGCAGAATGTGTCAATTCAAAGAGGGAACCGCTCTTATGATTACAACTAAAAACAAAGAGACAAGAATTCAACCAAACGCAATTTGTCCGGACACTAAAAAATAA
- a CDS encoding ATP-binding protein has translation MKNLQENLKLFYLGLENGEPFLYKNKDLTTHALIIGMTGSGKTGLGVTLLEEACIDNIPSIVIDPKGDLTNLALSFQNLSADEFLPFMDENEAVNKGISVQELANETAQIWKKGLQNSYQDISRVKLFKDSADVRIYTPKSSAGLGVSLLSNFKAPQNLDDEAMNNYVLNLASSVLSLAKIGTDDVNSPEMLLLEQIFLENFANGKDLSISELITQIATPPFEKIGVFDVQTFFPNDKRMAFAMKINALVANPSFKQWLNGEPLNIGKMLFDENGKARCNIFTISHLNDDERMFFVTILLNEMISWMRTTEGTSSLRAVFYMDEIFGFFPPSSNPPSKKPMLTLLKQARAFGLGCVLSTQNPVDIDYKGLSNIGTWFIGRLQTAQDKDRVISGLSGVNGADFTKSEILELLSNIEKRSFLVKNINESGLKVISSRFALSYLKGPLNADQISALMKNKIQINVPKFHKNTGAKPIISNEIPQLFSGSGELSANLYATAKIRYTDKNLDYTKDIHLCFDLDGASNVDWSEASDREIENLSQSDPEDAKFEEIPSFISSLKNFKNLQNDFKEFLYRNAKLSLFSALDLNSNPKESKEEFYVRLSDRANEILESKTDEITKKFNKEKSRIEARIRTAQQRLEKEKAGVLKSGIDAAISIGTAIFGSLLGSRSSSIGKIATSARSANRVLNERKDVKNASENLEVLLNQMDEMTAKFNDEINELKDSLDLQKITLDIKEILPKKSDIYDEKIYLLWKS, from the coding sequence ATGAAAAATTTGCAGGAAAATCTTAAACTTTTTTATTTGGGGCTTGAAAACGGTGAGCCGTTTTTGTATAAAAACAAAGACTTAACAACGCATGCTTTAATAATAGGAATGACAGGAAGCGGCAAAACAGGGCTTGGAGTTACGCTTTTGGAAGAGGCTTGTATAGATAATATCCCGTCTATCGTTATCGATCCGAAAGGCGATCTTACAAATCTTGCTTTAAGTTTTCAAAATTTAAGCGCGGATGAGTTTTTGCCTTTTATGGATGAAAATGAAGCCGTAAATAAAGGCATTTCGGTGCAAGAGCTTGCAAACGAGACGGCTCAAATTTGGAAAAAAGGATTACAGAACAGTTATCAGGATATCAGTCGCGTAAAACTTTTTAAAGATTCGGCAGATGTAAGAATTTATACGCCAAAAAGTTCGGCAGGGCTTGGTGTAAGTTTGCTTTCAAACTTTAAAGCGCCGCAAAATTTGGACGATGAAGCTATGAATAATTATGTTTTAAATTTGGCAAGCAGCGTTTTAAGTCTTGCCAAAATCGGAACAGATGATGTAAATTCACCTGAAATGCTGCTTTTAGAACAAATTTTTCTTGAAAATTTCGCAAACGGCAAAGATTTAAGTATAAGCGAACTTATAACCCAAATCGCAACACCGCCTTTTGAAAAAATAGGCGTTTTCGATGTGCAAACTTTTTTTCCAAACGATAAACGAATGGCATTTGCAATGAAAATAAATGCGCTTGTTGCAAATCCGTCTTTTAAGCAATGGCTTAACGGCGAGCCTTTAAATATCGGCAAAATGTTGTTTGATGAAAATGGCAAGGCTCGTTGCAACATTTTTACGATTTCGCATTTAAATGATGATGAGAGAATGTTTTTTGTAACAATTTTGCTAAATGAAATGATAAGCTGGATGCGAACAACCGAAGGCACAAGTTCGCTAAGAGCGGTATTTTATATGGATGAAATTTTCGGATTTTTTCCGCCAAGCTCTAATCCACCAAGTAAAAAACCTATGCTTACACTTCTTAAGCAGGCACGCGCTTTCGGTTTAGGTTGCGTTTTAAGCACCCAAAATCCTGTGGATATCGATTATAAAGGACTTTCAAATATCGGCACATGGTTTATCGGCAGACTTCAAACGGCGCAGGATAAAGATAGAGTCATATCAGGACTTAGCGGCGTGAATGGCGCGGATTTTACCAAAAGTGAAATTTTAGAGCTTCTTTCAAATATAGAAAAACGCTCATTTTTGGTAAAAAATATTAATGAAAGCGGGCTAAAAGTGATTTCAAGCCGTTTTGCGCTTAGTTACTTAAAAGGACCTTTGAATGCCGATCAAATCAGTGCGCTGATGAAAAATAAAATTCAAATAAACGTGCCGAAATTTCATAAAAATACGGGCGCAAAACCTATAATTTCAAATGAAATTCCTCAACTTTTTAGCGGTTCGGGCGAGCTTAGCGCAAATTTATATGCCACAGCAAAAATTCGCTATACGGATAAAAATTTGGATTATACAAAAGATATTCATTTATGTTTTGATTTGGATGGCGCTTCAAATGTTGATTGGAGCGAAGCAAGCGACAGAGAAATTGAAAATTTAAGTCAAAGCGATCCTGAAGATGCAAAATTTGAGGAAATTCCAAGTTTTATAAGCAGTCTTAAAAATTTCAAAAATTTGCAAAACGATTTCAAGGAATTTTTATATAGAAACGCAAAATTATCGCTATTCAGTGCACTTGATTTAAACTCAAATCCAAAAGAAAGCAAAGAGGAATTTTATGTCAGATTGAGCGACAGAGCAAATGAAATTTTAGAAAGCAAAACGGATGAAATAACCAAAAAATTTAATAAAGAAAAATCTCGAATTGAAGCTAGAATTCGCACCGCACAGCAAAGGCTCGAAAAAGAAAAGGCAGGAGTTTTAAAAAGCGGAATTGACGCCGCCATAAGCATAGGAACGGCTATTTTCGGCTCGCTTTTAGGTTCTCGCTCAAGCTCTATAGGCAAAATCGCAACAAGTGCAAGATCCGCAAATAGAGTGCTGAATGAGCGTAAAGACGTAAAAAATGCAAGCGAAAATTTGGAAGTTTTGCTAAATCAAATGGATGAAATGACCGCAAAATTTAATGATGAAATAAATGAACTAAAAGATAGCCTTGACTTGCAAAAAATCACACTTGACATAAAAGAAATTCTTCCCAAAAAAAGCGATATTTACGATGAAAAAATTTATCTTTTATGGAAAAGTTAG